One Plasmodium sp. gorilla clade G2 genome assembly, chromosome: 12 genomic window carries:
- a CDS encoding peptidyl-prolyl cis-trans isomerase, translated as MNIPNPRVFLDIAIGGRNAGRMIFELFMDKLPITCENFRCLCTGETGLGYYLKPRWYKNSPIHRIVTDFMFQGGDFNFGNGYGGESIYGQYFRNEKFIYKHSKRGILSMCQTRIKHTNNSQFFVTFKSCPWLDKKHVVLGHLEYGFDTLSFIEEQATLIGKPKKQVFIYNCGVIPLDKIKYKSPDNSADDYIIPDIEKPLLEKDISINENTDFNELRNIYKYNKRF; from the exons atgaatattccTAATCCTCGTGTATTTTTGGATATAGCTATTGGTGGAAGGAATGCGGGACGAATGATATTTGag CTTTTTATGGATAAACTTCCCATAACATGTGAAAATTTCAGATGTCTATGTACtg gAGAAACAGGTTTAggttattatttaaaaccACGATGGTATAAGAATTCTCCTATCCACAGAATAGTCACCGATTTT ATGTTTCAAGGTGGAGATTTTAACTTCGGAAATGGTTATGGTGGGGAGTCAATATATGGTCAATATTttagaaatgaaaaatttatttataaacattCAAAAAGGg GTATATTATCAATGTGTCAAACACGAATAAAACACACAAATAATTCACAATTTTTTGTTACTTTTAAAAGTTGCCCTTGGTTAGATAAAAAACAT GTTGTTTTGGGTCATTTGGAATATGGATTTGATACTCTATCTTTTATTGAAGAACAGGCAACATTAATTGGAAAACCCAAAAAGCaagtatttatatacaattg cgGTGTTATTCCTttggataaaataaaatataaatctcCAGACAATTCAGCTGATGACTATATTATAcca GATATTGAAAAGCCATTATTAGAAAAGGATATAAGTATTAATGAGAATACTGATTTTAATGAGttgagaaatatatataaatataataaacgtTTTtaa
- a CDS encoding trimethylguanosine synthase, putative — protein MLKVRYEKLNDIRKDDEILNISFVAHPCYYSVLDLEERELFNKRIYENFCKVAERVDIYDKNEYLSVYRRHDKKCRELHMLKSWELLKNTYRYKMPVIFKNLEDFDLYNMEKISYYSINYNKKKGSKGNSYVVRNKKKINMIEKEKCFILDNHMIYSMTPEYIAKSISKNILLNMNYIKKGCKKLLSIKEYNKNSKNQDKINDNLYNYKLDDYYNDNMNYKGSNISKRKNFYPINKKRKIEPILNSNKRFPIDRKKKILIYLDPFAGAGGNCNHMNEIFTIGCDINIYRIKQCQHNCKFYNKNVDFILCDFFNLITHFRKDTIDVIFFSIPWGGPKYKNKKNFKLNSEIINNISVYKCIEVSIELTENLIFYLPRNVCMKELYYLFEYYKKLVSNKKYINLKNHDISKYDIKEKDMNIISNDKYYENGSKLQNNNNNMLLELYINRTRCNYEKKDDNSLNNFFYFLNQKCNIYDNKFIFSNVQNLFHINIDHCYNIFNSSMSDKTFIQRETYGVLDECLYDNIINNSNEHMIEIYDYNNNLYSYDNNVEDEKKEIKENKKYSINYYNKNDIDTNYAANKKKMKKKNIWSWHNTCMVLYLGNISSNIRNRKIINIKDMYYIDKKLSNILIDIQIDKNKCKHFFFSYNNFVNSQKKKVFFDIYQNKNKLFNNMFYINKNELIIKKKYLIKENNILYINIFIMKKLYNIIEKIILLFFKNIKNMIGYNKISFLNKICIQLQNVYHDKILTQYIDKHVDIKKYETYIYKDDDKKIQLCYIHLFDYFNIIIKKIKKEFILLFSIYLYDISYMKYYFRHKNVNIQKKKKKKFFSTQCLKKIHYNIIRILFNFLLYMKIYLNIVSNNIKLENYFDQHFVLDNMNIDNITNNLLNRFFLIYSLRKEKNTNYNFKTNNVVTPYVDYFKNFIKYIIHISINLELKENNEEKTISMNHMSNFFFRSLFNIEKRVHILINKLNNNINNNEDDIKYYKYNLYLFLIHFFTKQFLYNSHVNINLDYFNTLLFFYLNQVYNLSKHQEGYINIFHHFLNNFLYKNFFLKIK, from the coding sequence ATGCTTAAAGTGAGATATGAGAAGTTAAACGATATAAGGAAGGAtgatgaaatattaaatatttcttttgtaGCACATCCATGTTATTATTCAGTGTTAGATTTAGAAGAAAgagaattatttaataaaagaatttatgaaaatttttGTAAGGTGGCTGAAAGGgttgatatatatgataagaaTGAATATCTAAGTGTTTATAGAAGACATGATAAGAAATGTAGAGAATTACATATGCTAAAAAGTTGGGAGTTATTAAAGAATACATATAGATATAAGATGCctgtaatatttaaaaatttagaagattttgatttatataatatggagAAGATAAGTTATTATtcaattaattataataaaaaaaaaggatcaAAAGGAAATAGTTATGTTGTTCGaaataagaagaaaataaatatgattgagaaagaaaaatgttttattttagatAATCATATGATATATTCTATGACACCTGAGTATATAGCCAAAAGTAttagtaaaaatatattattgaatatgaattatataaagaagggatgtaaaaaattattaagtaTAAAAgagtataataaaaatagtaaaaatcaggataaaattaatgataatttatataattacaaattggatgattattataatgataatatgaattataaagGTAGTAATATTTCTAAgagaaaaaatttttatcctattaataaaaaaagaaagatagAACCCATTTTGAATAGTAATAAAAGGTTTCCTAttgatagaaaaaaaaaaatattaatttatttagaCCCTTTTGCTGGTGCAGGAGGGAATTGTAATCACATGAATGAGATATTTACAATTGGATgtgatattaatatttatagaatAAAACAATGTCAGCATAATTGTAAGTTTTATAATAAGAATGtggattttattttatgtgatTTTTTTAATCTAATTACTCATTTTAGAAAGGATACAATtgatgttatattttttagtaTACCTTGGGGTGGAccaaaatataagaataaaaaaaattttaaactAAACtctgaaataataaataatataagtgtatataaatgtattgaAGTTTCTATAGAACTAACtgaaaatttaattttctaTCTTCCAAGAAATGTCTGTATGAaggaattatattatttgtttgagtattataaaaaattagtaagtaataaaaaatatataaatttaaaaaatcatGATATTTctaaatatgatataaaagaaaaagatatgaacataataagtaatgataaatattatgaaaatggtagtaaattacaaaataataataataatatgttattagaattatatataaatcgaACTAGATGTAATTAcgaaaaaaaagatgataatagtttaaataattttttttattttttaaatcaaaaatgtaatatatatgataataaatttattttttcaaatgtGCAAaatctttttcatattaatattgatcattgttataatatatttaattcttctatGAGTGACAAAACATTTATTCAAAGAGAAACATATGGTGTACTTGATGAATgcttatatgataatattataaataatagtaatgagCATATGATtgaaatatatgattataataataacctATAtagttatgataataatgttgaggatgaaaagaaagaaataaaagaaaataaaaaatattcaattaattattataataagaatgataTAGATACAAATTATGCTGCTAATaagaaaaagatgaaaaagaaaaatatatggtCGTGGCATAATACATGTATGGTTTTATATCTTGGTAATATATCTTCAAATATTAGAAATcgaaaaattataaacattaaagatatgtattatattgataagaaattatcaaatatattaatagataTACAAATTGATAAGAATAAATGTaagcatttttttttttcctataaCAATTTTGTTAATAgtcaaaaaaagaaagttttttttgatatctatcaaaataaaaacaagttatttaataatatgttttatataaataaaaatgagctaataataaaaaaaaaatatttaattaaggaaaataacattttatatataaatatttttattatgaaaaaattatataatataattgaaaaaataatattacttttttttaagaatataaaaaatatgataggttataacaaaataagtttcttaaataaaatatgtatacaattacaaaatgtatatcatgataaaatattaacacaatatattgataaacatgttgatattaaaaaatatgaaacgtatatttataaggatgatgataagaaaatacaattatgttatatacatctatttgattattttaatattataataaaaaaaattaagaaagaatttattttgttgtttagtatatatttatatgatatatcatatatgaaatattattttagaCACAAGAATgttaatatacaaaaaaaaaaaaaaaaaaaatttttttctacacaatgtttaaaaaaaattcattataatataataagaatattatttaatttcttattatatatgaaaatatatttgaatattgtatctaataatataaaattggaGAATTATTTTGATCAGCACTTTGTTTtagataatatgaatatagaCAATATAACTAATAACCTTTTAAATAggttttttttgatatattctttgagaaaagaaaaaaacacaaattataattttaaaacaaataatgttGTTACGCCATATGTAGATTACTTTAAAaactttataaaatatataatccatatatctattaatttagagttaaaagaaaataatgaagaaaaaacaatATCTATGAATCATAtgagtaattttttttttcgttctttatttaatatagaaaaaagggttcatatacttataaataagctgaataataatataaataataatgaggatgatataaaatattataaatataatttatatttgtttttaattcatttttttacaaaacaatttttatataatagtcACGTTAATATAAATCTGGATTATTTTAACAccctcctttttttttatttaaatcagGTATATAACTTGTCAAAGCATCAAGAGGgctacataaatatatttcatcattttctgaataattttttatataaaaactttttcctaaaaataaaataa